In Dermacentor albipictus isolate Rhodes 1998 colony chromosome 6, USDA_Dalb.pri_finalv2, whole genome shotgun sequence, the following proteins share a genomic window:
- the LOC135914585 gene encoding uncharacterized protein: MSSSGSGIQEHSDGFRPHSDEEPLHPKEGSSGSKSVSSVALPKAAFEYSEASPSSFSAAGTPCSLPTPPSSPSPQLTALPDHWITERADLVDQGTYCLVPKTSAESSNAQTSNGERSPSLLLVPRSNDEVLAALSDDQQPPQVPHFSDDRHCSSVSLGYRSNDQADIVSGQPQDKRSHRFFEDMAKKPSTSSLDRSDIVDFVVDNRTAEETRAIYNNWASNYEEDMTLQKYKAPSIMAHFINQELQVKKDAVILDVGSGTGLLGVQLKNLGYSYMDALDYSEEMMGEAKKKSLYKRHFLEKVSKNNKLSLRDGECGRRRAILEAVCSRRFSKSKAFT; encoded by the exons ATGAGCAGCTCCGGTTCCGGAATACAGGAACACAGCGACGGTTTTCGGCCGCACAGCGACGAGGAGCCACT GCATCCGAAAGAAGGCAGCAGTGGATCGAAGTCCGTGAGCTCAGTCGCACTGCCGAAG GCGGCTTTCGAGTATTCGGAGGCGTCCCCTTCGTCCTTCTCGGCCGCCGGGACCCCATGCTCCCTTCCGACGCCACCTTCGTCCCCCTCGCCACAGCTGACAGCACTGCCCGACCACTGGATCACTGAACGCGCCGACTTAGTGGACCAAGGGACGTACTGT CTCGTGCCGAAGACCAGCGCCGAGTCGTCGAACGCGCAAACCTCCAACGGAGAACGGTCCCCATCGCTGCTTCTGGTCCCCAGGTCCAACGACGAGGTCCTCGCGGCCCTAAGCGACGACCAGCAGCCGCCTCAGGTGCCGCACTTCAGCGATGACCGCCACTGCAGCAGCGTGAGTCTCGGGTACCGCTCCAACGACCAGGCCGATATCGTCAGCGGCCAACCACAGGACAAGCGAAG ccaccgattcttcgaaGACATGGCGAAGAAGCCGTCGACGAGCTCCTTGGACCGGTCGGACATCGTCGACTTCGTCGTCGACAACCGGACAGCCGAGGAGACCAGGGCTATCTACAACAACTGGGCGTCCAACTACGAGGAG GACATGACTCTGCAGAAGTACAAGGCCCCGAGCATCATGGCTCACTTCATCAACCAGgaactgcaggtcaagaaggaTGCCGTCATTCTGGACGTCGGAAGCGGAACTGGGCTGCTCGGGGTGCAG CTGAAGAACCTCGGCTACAGCTACATGGACGCCCTGGACTACAGCGAGGAGATGATGGGCGAAGCGAAGAAGAAGAGTCTCTACAAGCGCCACTTCCTCGAGAAGGTCTCCAAGAACAACAAGCTCTCCCTCAGGGATGGTGAGTGCGGCAGGAGACGAGCAATACTGGAGGCAGTTTGTAGCAGGCGCTTCAGCAAAAGCAAAGCCTTTACTTAA